One genomic window of Borreliella burgdorferi B31 includes the following:
- the rplD gene encoding 50S ribosomal protein L4 encodes MERKVFSKDGKEIGTINLDDRVFNIEISHGSIYNAIKNELSNLRVGTSSTKTRSEVRGSSKKPWKQKGTGRARVGTKRNPVWIGGGIALGPKPRDYSYRLPKKVKKLAFKSVLSLRAADENSFKVIENFNVESGKTKDLALIIKNFASFNGKVVILLGNDDQMIKRAGKNIRDLKILSFDKLRVVDLFYAKNLIALESAVNKLNEFYIK; translated from the coding sequence ATGGAAAGAAAAGTTTTTTCTAAAGATGGGAAAGAGATTGGAACTATAAATTTGGATGATAGAGTTTTTAATATAGAAATTAGTCATGGGTCTATTTATAATGCTATAAAAAACGAGTTGTCTAATCTTAGGGTTGGAACATCTTCAACTAAAACCAGATCAGAGGTTAGGGGTAGTTCTAAAAAGCCTTGGAAGCAAAAAGGAACCGGTAGAGCTAGGGTTGGTACAAAGCGAAATCCAGTTTGGATTGGCGGAGGTATAGCATTAGGGCCAAAGCCTAGGGATTATAGCTATAGATTGCCTAAAAAGGTAAAAAAGCTTGCATTTAAGTCTGTATTAAGTTTGCGTGCTGCTGATGAAAATAGTTTTAAAGTTATTGAGAATTTTAATGTTGAATCTGGAAAAACGAAAGATCTTGCTTTAATAATAAAAAATTTTGCAAGTTTTAATGGTAAGGTGGTTATTCTTTTGGGCAATGATGATCAGATGATAAAAAGGGCTGGTAAAAATATAAGAGATTTAAAGATTTTATCTTTTGATAAACTTAGGGTTGTTGATTTATTTTATGCTAAGAATTTAATAGCTCTAGAATCCGCTGTTAACAAGCTCAATGAGTTTTACATTAAATAA
- the rplW gene encoding 50S ribosomal protein L23: MKAYDIIVSPMLTEKTNTQRESINVYVFKVNKRANKKEVGAAIKELFNVTPVSCNLLNIKSKAKVVVSRKGYPIGKGKTSSWKKAYVYLKKEDKIDIF; the protein is encoded by the coding sequence ATGAAGGCTTATGATATAATAGTTTCACCTATGCTTACTGAAAAAACTAATACTCAAAGGGAAAGTATTAATGTTTATGTTTTTAAAGTTAATAAGAGAGCAAATAAAAAAGAGGTTGGTGCAGCAATAAAAGAACTTTTCAATGTTACTCCAGTATCGTGTAATTTGCTCAATATTAAAAGTAAAGCCAAGGTTGTGGTGTCTAGAAAAGGGTACCCTATAGGTAAGGGAAAAACTTCTTCATGGAAGAAGGCATATGTTTATCTCAAAAAGGAAGATAAAATAGATATTTTTTAG
- the rplB gene encoding 50S ribosomal protein L2 — translation MGIKTYKPKTSSLRYKTTLSFDDLSKGNDPLKSLTKGKKFKSGRDSSGRISIRRRGGGHKRKYRLIDFNRRDKFSIPARVASIEYDPNRSANIALLVYKDGEKRYIISPKGIKVGDVLESGPNAPIKIGNALPLENIPIGRTVHNIELNVGKGGQLIRSAGGYAMILASDGNYVTVKLSSGEMRLIFKKCIATIGEIGNEDYANISIGKAGKSRWLGRRPKVRGVAMNPVDHPHGGGEGKTSGGRHPVSPWGQPTKGYKTRKKKRYSDKFIIKRRNK, via the coding sequence ATGGGTATTAAGACTTATAAGCCAAAAACTTCTTCTTTGCGCTATAAGACGACTTTATCTTTTGATGATTTGAGCAAAGGTAATGATCCTTTGAAATCTTTAACAAAAGGTAAAAAATTTAAATCGGGCAGAGATTCTTCTGGTAGGATTAGTATTAGAAGAAGAGGTGGTGGGCATAAGAGAAAGTATAGGTTGATTGATTTTAATCGAAGAGATAAATTTAGCATTCCTGCTCGAGTTGCTTCTATTGAATATGATCCTAATAGAAGTGCTAATATAGCTTTGCTTGTTTATAAAGATGGAGAAAAAAGGTATATTATTTCTCCTAAAGGCATTAAGGTTGGAGATGTTTTGGAAAGTGGTCCTAATGCTCCAATTAAAATTGGCAATGCCTTACCTCTTGAAAATATTCCTATTGGAAGAACCGTTCACAATATTGAGCTTAATGTTGGAAAGGGTGGACAGCTTATAAGAAGTGCTGGTGGATATGCTATGATACTTGCTTCTGACGGGAATTATGTCACTGTAAAATTATCATCTGGCGAGATGAGATTGATTTTTAAAAAATGTATTGCAACAATTGGTGAAATTGGAAATGAAGATTATGCCAATATTTCTATAGGGAAAGCTGGTAAAAGTAGGTGGCTTGGTAGAAGACCCAAGGTTAGAGGTGTTGCTATGAATCCTGTTGACCATCCACATGGTGGGGGTGAAGGAAAAACTTCTGGAGGTCGTCATCCTGTGTCTCCTTGGGGACAGCCTACTAAAGGTTATAAGACTCGCAAGAAAAAGAGATATTCAGATAAATTTATTATTAAAAGAAGAAATAAATAG
- the rpsS gene encoding 30S ribosomal protein S19, which yields MARSIKKGPFIEKSLYQKVLSSFGSEKRVVIKTYSRSSTIIPEMVSLTISVYNGKTFIPIYITEDLVGHKLGEFSPTRIFRGHAKSDKKGRK from the coding sequence GTGGCAAGATCTATTAAAAAAGGACCTTTTATAGAAAAGAGTCTTTATCAAAAAGTTTTATCGTCTTTTGGAAGTGAGAAGAGGGTTGTTATTAAAACCTACTCCAGATCTTCAACAATAATTCCTGAAATGGTAAGCCTTACTATATCTGTTTACAATGGCAAAACTTTTATACCTATTTATATTACCGAGGATCTTGTGGGACATAAGCTTGGCGAGTTTTCACCTACAAGGATTTTTAGAGGGCATGCTAAGTCAGATAAAAAGGGAAGGAAGTAA
- the rplV gene encoding 50S ribosomal protein L22: MLVNRRYTAKGKNLPSSPKKVRPIADNIRGESYIKAIAVLCSMPNKGAKLLEKVVKSAASNAMYHNKNLSEDMIFVKTVMVDDGRRRKKIWPRARGRADRLVNRNCHIFVEVDEKKDIKG; this comes from the coding sequence ATGTTGGTAAATAGAAGATATACGGCAAAGGGCAAAAATTTACCCTCTTCTCCAAAAAAAGTTAGGCCAATAGCTGACAATATCCGGGGAGAGTCTTATATTAAGGCTATTGCAGTGCTTTGTTCTATGCCTAATAAAGGAGCTAAGCTTTTAGAAAAAGTTGTTAAGTCAGCAGCATCAAATGCTATGTATCACAATAAAAATCTTTCCGAGGACATGATATTTGTTAAAACAGTTATGGTTGATGATGGGCGTCGTCGTAAAAAGATTTGGCCTAGAGCTAGGGGTAGAGCTGATAGGCTTGTTAATAGAAATTGTCATATTTTTGTTGAAGTTGATGAAAAAAAAGATATTAAAGGATAA